The following are encoded together in the Bradymonas sediminis genome:
- a CDS encoding DedA family protein — protein sequence MDALSLDNMFAYLSGQVLWWGLLVLMFSAMIEYVFPPFPGDTITVVGAMLIPNAGWPWQGVFAAVILGSMIGAAFDWWVGDWVARNEDRNTWLHRFLAREKVQPKVQTLLERFERRGSVYILLNRFIPAFRAFFFVAAGMAHLRLGNVLFFAAVSAAAWNGMLLGVGYLVGFQVDTLMTWVQRYTTAVWIILGSLCAAWLTLKLIKYLRRRSAG from the coding sequence ATGGACGCATTGAGCCTCGATAATATGTTTGCGTACCTGTCCGGCCAGGTGCTGTGGTGGGGGCTTTTGGTGCTGATGTTCAGCGCGATGATTGAGTACGTTTTTCCGCCGTTTCCCGGGGATACGATCACGGTCGTCGGGGCGATGCTGATCCCGAACGCCGGCTGGCCGTGGCAGGGCGTCTTCGCGGCGGTGATCCTCGGCAGCATGATCGGGGCGGCTTTTGACTGGTGGGTGGGCGATTGGGTGGCGCGAAACGAGGACCGAAACACCTGGCTTCACCGCTTCCTCGCCCGCGAGAAAGTCCAGCCGAAGGTGCAGACGCTCCTGGAGCGTTTTGAGCGCCGCGGCAGCGTCTATATTCTGCTCAATCGGTTCATCCCGGCGTTTCGCGCGTTCTTCTTCGTGGCCGCCGGCATGGCGCACTTGCGCCTGGGCAATGTGTTGTTTTTTGCGGCCGTCAGCGCGGCCGCCTGGAACGGGATGTTGCTCGGGGTGGGGTATCTGGTGGGCTTCCAGGTCGACACGCTGATGACCTGGGTGCAGCGCTATACCACCGCGGTGTGGATCATCTTGGGCTCGCTATGCGCTGCGTGGTTGACGCTGAAGTTGATCAAATATCTTCGCCGCCGCAGCGCCGGCTGA
- a CDS encoding CDP-alcohol phosphatidyltransferase family protein: MMAEQSPEQQAPTPSSRGFFGEVVSIYRNSRKEQDIFWNIYVARPLAAVLIYFLRATPITPNQVTFLGAFSFLGVAAALIAMPGWGGMLVAAALLQFAYLLDCADGQLARLKSMTSEVGAYLDFLIDEVKALILVGAFAVRLWLAHDDPRWLLVGLVGMALVSIATSLTNFVRRPEYAGRDIKPGESARRKGEKPSTGLGWILWAVQSFASWLIHYPSWFVYLALADGLEAFDGSAWFVYLFLGVYLVYAAKTGLGVLLKLGSPGFYKK; encoded by the coding sequence ATGATGGCAGAGCAATCACCCGAGCAACAGGCGCCAACCCCGTCGTCCAGGGGCTTCTTTGGCGAAGTGGTCAGTATTTATCGCAACTCGCGCAAGGAACAAGATATTTTTTGGAATATCTACGTCGCGCGACCGCTGGCGGCGGTGCTGATCTACTTTTTGCGGGCCACGCCGATTACCCCCAATCAGGTCACCTTTCTGGGGGCCTTTAGTTTTCTGGGGGTCGCGGCCGCGCTGATCGCGATGCCGGGGTGGGGCGGGATGCTGGTGGCAGCCGCCTTGCTTCAATTCGCCTATCTGCTCGACTGCGCCGACGGGCAGCTCGCCCGGCTAAAGTCGATGACCTCGGAGGTCGGCGCCTATCTCGACTTTTTGATCGACGAGGTTAAGGCGTTGATTCTGGTGGGCGCCTTCGCGGTGCGCCTCTGGCTTGCCCATGATGACCCGCGCTGGCTGTTGGTGGGCCTGGTCGGCATGGCGCTGGTCTCCATCGCGACCTCCCTGACCAACTTCGTGCGCCGCCCCGAATACGCCGGGCGCGATATCAAGCCGGGTGAGTCGGCGCGGCGAAAGGGCGAAAAGCCCAGCACAGGGCTGGGCTGGATTCTGTGGGCCGTGCAGAGTTTTGCCTCCTGGCTGATCCATTATCCCTCCTGGTTCGTCTATTTGGCGCTGGCCGACGGGCTCGAGGCCTTCGACGGGTCGGCCTGGTTTGTGTATCTTTTCCTCGGGGTGTACCTTGTGTATGCCGCGAAGACCGGCTTGGGCGTGCTCTTAAAGCTGGGGAGCCCCGGATTTTACAAGAAATAA
- a CDS encoding PilW family protein: MSEITPKNRASASGHLRGRAGFTLVELMVSLVILGMIMTVIFSLFSTTSDGLKEADSLVNTMDSARFAVERVGSDLKSAGAFASPDSKNDPWVIQGTSNQLCVQGIAGYKDWQNSTAILSTAKNNAHNSSGRVGVSFDGFIVMGAVDFPQTFEVADIVPGPPSRATIPGHIRGVTKLLSNNPFYLDTALPAGINADVQTHFADGLPNRLLRIADRDGNLQFTGISAATAVTGGPSTEANPVELELSPNLHVRQSKEDGSANQKGLDPPTLGDEDIGYGAALVDAYWYHVEPSPLDPDNYRLVRDRLDATKIATALCAPANTNPADALPDSRDQVVIADRVADFQVWFDCADPSGNLSGVDWISEWASPSEGGSCMDVASPSFGEARMAHIRLSLHTRDERKDIPDALAALYNNDASGANPGALRYFNIYPDAPGAARVVTVQSDIALTTFAMRNLH; encoded by the coding sequence ATGAGCGAAATTACCCCTAAAAATAGAGCATCCGCTTCGGGGCACCTTCGGGGGCGAGCCGGCTTTACCCTGGTCGAGTTGATGGTCTCACTGGTGATTCTCGGGATGATCATGACCGTGATCTTCTCGCTCTTCTCCACGACCTCCGACGGCCTCAAAGAGGCCGACAGCCTGGTCAACACGATGGACAGCGCGCGCTTCGCGGTCGAGCGGGTCGGCTCCGACCTGAAAAGCGCGGGCGCCTTCGCCTCGCCGGACTCCAAGAACGACCCCTGGGTTATCCAGGGCACGTCCAACCAATTATGCGTGCAGGGCATCGCGGGGTATAAAGATTGGCAGAACTCCACCGCCATTCTTAGCACCGCAAAGAACAACGCGCACAATAGCAGCGGCCGCGTGGGGGTGAGCTTTGACGGGTTTATCGTCATGGGCGCGGTGGATTTCCCCCAGACCTTCGAGGTCGCCGATATCGTCCCCGGGCCCCCGAGCAGGGCGACCATCCCCGGGCACATCCGCGGGGTGACGAAATTGCTGAGCAATAACCCCTTCTATCTGGACACGGCGCTGCCGGCCGGGATTAACGCGGACGTTCAAACTCACTTCGCCGACGGCCTCCCCAATCGCCTTTTGCGCATCGCAGATCGCGACGGCAACCTGCAGTTTACCGGCATTAGCGCCGCCACCGCCGTGACCGGCGGGCCGTCGACTGAGGCGAACCCGGTGGAGCTCGAGCTGAGCCCCAACCTGCATGTGCGCCAGAGCAAAGAAGATGGCAGCGCCAATCAGAAGGGACTCGACCCGCCCACCCTTGGAGACGAAGATATCGGCTACGGCGCGGCGCTGGTCGACGCCTATTGGTACCATGTCGAGCCCTCCCCGCTGGACCCCGACAATTATCGCCTGGTCCGCGACCGCCTGGACGCCACCAAGATCGCGACCGCCCTGTGCGCGCCGGCCAACACGAACCCGGCTGACGCGCTGCCGGACAGCCGGGACCAGGTGGTCATCGCCGATCGCGTGGCCGATTTCCAGGTATGGTTTGACTGCGCCGACCCCAGCGGCAACCTCAGCGGCGTGGACTGGATCTCGGAGTGGGCCAGCCCGAGCGAGGGCGGCAGCTGCATGGACGTTGCCTCCCCGAGCTTCGGCGAGGCGCGCATGGCCCATATCCGCCTGTCGCTGCACACCCGCGACGAGCGAAAGGACATCCCAGACGCCCTGGCCGCGCTTTATAATAACGACGCCTCCGGCGCGAACCCGGGAGCTCTGCGCTATTTTAATATCTACCCGGACGCCCCCGGCGCCGCGCGCGTCGTGACGGTGCAATCGGATATCGCCCTGACCACTTTTGCGATGCGCAACCTTCATTAA
- a CDS encoding N-acetylmuramoyl-L-alanine amidase, giving the protein MKSLTQRYPSNLRTRALLSLGAAGLLSLAVGCSNSSQPVVTEAQLAAEESPTLDHTHPELVVLDGVKAVEAAFDGDRANFVQEKPFRQVGFFYRSENGNGGLDWRVRYTSGKWSDWAPVEVTWEEEDLHVGRVLLDQEALEIELRDSAGLQSAHIEFYEEVVANTTQLTRDLPFAKASDDGEAIDLSAGVKPLPSDNDGDFRTVGQAVAPSSLVVPRSGWGARNTNCSGSHSPNRMSIHHTYAPATDGGDAARAMRGMQAYHIDTNGWCDIGYHFVVSQSAKIFQGRSRSTEIGAHVGGQNTGNVGICLIGNFQPGYSNTQTPSESQLAATGRIVGWVSETHSIALNRTKVLGHRENPGQSTTCPGTNLLNKIPHILDLAGGGSKEEYNITVKVKWNGTQNFYTQGISHNIADALPGDQFKAEILIKNDSSGVVRNVSSGFEVLQPYLKATNYSIYSDHPAYDQSSWTLNDANDEPNNPPNSNLGASGKLNLNAFSPGETKRILIDMEATQYSITDSPSGVVRAWIQHAESTSTTIYGEQTSWGGSVATNEFGQIARGYARVDVLERDTWLFDDTEDDANLEGWTGAPEAGITSLKVNTSLGAMALKHADANVELTAPDWTEINADQYDQLVLRLRSHDGPHTAVVYWGTGDGFDPARSVAFRGLGDSEFNDLVIPMSSHSDWAGTIKELKIVPLLGDAPAEDASAWYDIDAIFFQSSTEKATSAPGIEYSEETPVELVDPGADSEDPSDDEKDPGVGGENPGQDGGDPGNDGESPLDEDGNPRVKVKSGGCSSTGADADAAPLSPSGVAWALGLGALGLLSRRRRG; this is encoded by the coding sequence ATGAAGAGCCTTACGCAGCGATATCCGTCGAATCTTAGGACCCGTGCCCTGCTCTCGCTTGGGGCCGCCGGGCTGTTGAGCCTGGCGGTGGGGTGTTCGAATTCGAGCCAGCCCGTGGTGACCGAGGCCCAACTCGCCGCCGAGGAGAGCCCGACGCTCGACCATACCCACCCCGAGCTTGTGGTCCTCGACGGCGTGAAGGCCGTTGAGGCGGCGTTCGACGGAGATCGGGCGAATTTCGTGCAGGAGAAGCCGTTCCGTCAGGTCGGGTTTTTCTATCGCAGCGAAAACGGCAACGGCGGGCTGGATTGGCGCGTGCGCTATACCAGCGGAAAGTGGAGCGACTGGGCGCCGGTGGAGGTGACCTGGGAAGAAGAAGATCTGCATGTTGGTCGGGTGCTGCTCGACCAGGAGGCGCTTGAGATCGAGCTGCGCGACTCGGCTGGATTGCAGTCCGCGCATATCGAGTTCTACGAGGAGGTCGTGGCTAATACGACGCAACTCACCCGTGATCTGCCGTTCGCCAAGGCCAGCGACGACGGCGAGGCGATCGACCTGTCCGCCGGCGTGAAACCGCTGCCGTCCGACAATGACGGTGACTTTCGGACCGTCGGTCAGGCGGTCGCGCCGAGCAGCCTGGTGGTTCCGCGCTCGGGATGGGGGGCGCGCAACACAAATTGCAGCGGGTCTCATTCCCCCAATCGCATGTCCATTCACCATACCTACGCGCCGGCGACTGACGGCGGTGACGCGGCGCGCGCGATGCGCGGCATGCAGGCCTATCATATCGACACCAATGGTTGGTGCGATATCGGCTATCACTTCGTGGTGAGTCAGTCGGCGAAGATCTTCCAGGGGCGCTCGCGCTCCACCGAAATCGGCGCGCACGTCGGCGGGCAAAATACCGGCAACGTCGGCATTTGCCTGATCGGCAACTTCCAGCCCGGCTATTCCAATACGCAGACGCCCAGCGAGTCTCAGCTCGCCGCCACCGGGCGTATCGTCGGCTGGGTCTCCGAGACCCATTCGATCGCGCTGAACCGCACCAAGGTCTTAGGGCATCGCGAGAATCCGGGCCAATCGACCACCTGCCCGGGCACTAACCTGCTCAATAAGATCCCGCATATTCTTGACCTGGCCGGCGGCGGCTCCAAAGAAGAATATAATATCACGGTCAAGGTGAAGTGGAACGGCACCCAGAATTTTTATACCCAGGGTATCAGCCACAACATCGCGGACGCGTTGCCCGGTGACCAATTTAAGGCCGAGATTCTCATCAAGAACGACTCGAGCGGCGTGGTGCGAAATGTCTCAAGCGGCTTCGAGGTGCTCCAGCCGTATCTCAAGGCCACCAACTACTCGATTTACTCGGACCATCCGGCCTACGACCAGAGCTCCTGGACGCTCAACGACGCCAACGATGAGCCGAATAACCCGCCCAATTCAAACCTGGGGGCGAGCGGGAAGTTGAACCTCAACGCGTTCTCGCCGGGGGAGACCAAGCGCATCCTGATCGATATGGAGGCGACCCAATATAGCATCACCGACAGCCCGAGCGGGGTGGTGCGGGCGTGGATTCAGCACGCCGAGAGCACCAGCACCACGATTTACGGCGAGCAGACCAGCTGGGGCGGCAGCGTGGCGACCAACGAGTTCGGTCAAATCGCGCGCGGCTATGCCCGGGTCGATGTCCTGGAGCGCGATACCTGGCTCTTCGATGATACCGAGGACGACGCGAATCTGGAGGGCTGGACCGGCGCACCGGAAGCCGGCATCACCTCACTGAAGGTTAATACGAGCCTGGGCGCGATGGCGCTCAAACACGCCGACGCCAACGTCGAGCTGACGGCGCCGGATTGGACCGAGATCAACGCCGACCAATACGACCAGCTCGTGCTGCGCCTGCGCTCCCACGACGGCCCGCACACCGCGGTGGTCTATTGGGGCACCGGCGACGGGTTTGACCCGGCGCGCTCGGTCGCCTTCCGGGGCCTCGGCGACAGTGAGTTTAACGACCTGGTCATCCCGATGAGCTCCCACTCCGACTGGGCTGGCACCATCAAGGAATTGAAGATCGTTCCGCTGCTGGGCGACGCCCCGGCTGAAGACGCGAGCGCGTGGTATGATATTGACGCCATCTTCTTCCAGAGCTCGACCGAGAAGGCGACGTCGGCCCCGGGGATTGAGTATAGCGAAGAGACGCCGGTCGAGCTCGTCGACCCGGGCGCCGACAGCGAAGACCCTTCGGACGATGAGAAGGACCCGGGTGTGGGCGGTGAGAATCCCGGGCAAGATGGCGGAGACCCCGGCAACGACGGGGAGTCGCCCCTGGACGAAGACGGTAACCCGCGGGTGAAGGTCAAAAGCGGCGGGTGCTCGAGCACGGGCGCTGACGCCGACGCAGCGCCGCTGTCGCCCTCGGGCGTGGCGTGGGCGCTCGGCCTGGGCGCGCTGGGGCTGCTGTCGCGGCGTCGACGCGGCTAA
- a CDS encoding ABC transporter permease, translated as MNELITLTPWDLALAALLLFIPAAISIALKLGLQKSLGIAALRTVAQLALVGLVLEWVFALNRWYYVLPVLLVMLVAAARAAIQRSERRFPGAYFAAFASLVLASSITAFSVTEIILDVDPWYAPRYVIPLVGMILGNALTGISLSLDRLLTELVRQRRAVEARLSLGASTWQAIQPWMREAVRNGMVPIINSMMIVGLVSLPGMMTGQILAGASPINAVGYQILIMFMIAASTAMGVIILCMSAYRVLADPAQRIRWEKIIERG; from the coding sequence ATGAACGAACTTATCACGCTGACGCCTTGGGACCTAGCCCTCGCCGCGCTGCTGCTGTTTATCCCCGCCGCGATCAGCATCGCGCTGAAGCTCGGGCTGCAGAAGAGCCTTGGCATCGCGGCGCTGCGCACGGTCGCGCAGCTCGCGCTGGTGGGGCTTGTGCTGGAGTGGGTCTTCGCGCTGAATCGCTGGTATTATGTCCTGCCGGTGCTCCTGGTGATGCTGGTGGCCGCCGCGCGCGCGGCGATTCAGCGCTCCGAGCGCCGCTTTCCGGGCGCCTATTTTGCGGCCTTTGCGTCCCTGGTGCTCGCCAGCAGCATCACCGCGTTTAGCGTCACCGAGATCATCCTGGACGTGGACCCCTGGTACGCGCCGCGCTACGTAATTCCGCTGGTGGGGATGATCCTGGGGAACGCGCTCACCGGCATCAGCCTGAGCCTGGACCGCCTGCTCACCGAGTTGGTGCGCCAGCGCCGCGCGGTGGAGGCCCGGCTGAGTCTGGGGGCGTCGACCTGGCAGGCGATTCAGCCCTGGATGCGCGAGGCGGTGCGAAACGGCATGGTGCCGATTATCAACTCGATGATGATCGTCGGGCTGGTCAGCCTGCCGGGCATGATGACCGGTCAGATCCTGGCCGGCGCCTCGCCGATTAACGCGGTGGGCTACCAGATTCTCATCATGTTTATGATCGCGGCGAGCACCGCGATGGGCGTCATTATTTTGTGTATGAGCGCCTATCGGGTCCTGGCGGACCCGGCGCAGCGGATTCGCTGGGAGAAGATTATCGAGCGGGGTTGA
- a CDS encoding pilus assembly FimT family protein: MNRRKAIHQPRGFTLTEMMIAVAIIGILAAFLAPSVSRYMHRNKGRSAANDVASVLLMARNQAMGTGQVVFVEVDPSGDHGSVSMYRKQPNDCASATPSAACFSQSCAEANSFPDTSKVVTPTPKADLAQRHPDMKISGHNAAGVATTTDATLTLCFTPDGRVLDALGLPLTATCGGVNARIFVQATDPGNTTNELGGESLDKCLTVGVNNATEARARQLQKDGRDIANFFDIQIPYNGAISVVQ, translated from the coding sequence ATGAATCGAAGAAAAGCCATCCATCAGCCACGCGGCTTTACGCTGACCGAAATGATGATCGCGGTGGCGATCATCGGAATATTGGCGGCCTTTTTGGCGCCGAGTGTCTCGCGCTATATGCACCGCAACAAGGGCCGCTCGGCGGCCAACGATGTGGCCAGCGTGTTACTGATGGCGCGCAACCAGGCGATGGGCACCGGCCAGGTCGTCTTCGTTGAGGTTGACCCGTCGGGCGATCATGGCTCGGTGTCGATGTACCGAAAGCAGCCCAACGACTGCGCCAGCGCGACGCCCTCGGCGGCGTGCTTCTCGCAGAGTTGCGCCGAAGCGAATAGCTTCCCGGACACCAGCAAAGTCGTCACCCCCACGCCGAAGGCCGACCTTGCGCAGCGCCACCCGGACATGAAAATCTCCGGGCATAACGCCGCCGGCGTCGCGACGACCACCGACGCGACCCTCACCCTATGCTTCACCCCGGACGGGCGCGTGCTTGACGCGCTCGGCCTGCCGCTCACGGCCACCTGCGGCGGGGTAAACGCGCGCATCTTCGTCCAGGCGACCGACCCCGGCAATACAACCAACGAGCTGGGCGGCGAGTCACTCGACAAATGCCTGACCGTCGGCGTCAACAACGCCACCGAGGCCAGGGCCCGCCAGCTTCAAAAAGACGGGCGCGACATCGCCAACTTCTTCGACATCCAGATCCCCTATAACGGCGCAATTTCGGTGGTGCAATGA
- a CDS encoding iron-containing alcohol dehydrogenase — protein sequence MSELVDSYLAQYQDRLETRACLIESGAIQNCYDLLQIHLDAGHWLLVSDANTWAAAGAQSAAMLDAAGQSWERYDIPMPAEGDPVCSDALIAEFEQAFVDAGAAGAIALGSGTINDVVKMGAHRQNRAMAVIATAPSMNGYNSGIAAILSEGVKTTQSCTAPRVVVADLEVLAQAPTRMIASGLGDLLSKPVSNSDWRLSARLKGTPHSVEAMEIIEHGARALDGVAERLTSRDIDAIRGLTESLILSGIAMAVAGSSSPASGGEHLISHYIDMTAYAFDQPHDLHGCQVGVGTLSTALFYEKLQALDPATIDIEERVAALPAWEDYERVLRERFGPLFEPVVKHARPGYPSAAELRGRLTQLVEEWDIILEEVGETLRSQESLQADLRAAQGPRRYAELDVARERARRAIVHSKDIRNRYTILHLAWELGLINQWADEVLSELYE from the coding sequence ATGAGCGAGCTCGTCGACAGCTATCTGGCCCAATACCAAGACCGCCTTGAGACCCGGGCCTGTTTGATCGAGTCTGGCGCGATCCAGAATTGCTACGATTTGCTGCAGATCCATCTGGACGCCGGGCATTGGCTGCTGGTGTCGGACGCCAATACCTGGGCGGCCGCGGGCGCCCAGAGCGCGGCGATGCTCGACGCGGCGGGGCAATCCTGGGAGCGCTACGATATCCCGATGCCCGCCGAGGGCGACCCGGTGTGCAGCGACGCGCTGATCGCCGAGTTCGAGCAGGCCTTCGTCGACGCCGGAGCCGCCGGGGCGATCGCGCTCGGCAGCGGCACCATCAACGACGTCGTGAAGATGGGCGCTCACCGCCAAAATCGCGCCATGGCGGTCATCGCCACGGCGCCGAGCATGAACGGCTATAATTCGGGCATCGCGGCCATCCTCTCGGAGGGCGTCAAGACGACCCAATCCTGCACCGCGCCGCGCGTGGTCGTGGCCGACCTCGAGGTGCTCGCCCAGGCGCCCACCCGCATGATCGCGAGCGGCCTGGGCGACCTGCTCTCCAAGCCGGTGTCGAACTCCGATTGGCGCCTGTCGGCGCGCTTAAAGGGCACGCCACACTCGGTCGAGGCGATGGAGATTATCGAGCACGGCGCGCGCGCCCTGGACGGGGTCGCCGAGCGCCTGACCTCGCGCGATATCGACGCCATCCGCGGGCTCACCGAGTCGCTGATCCTCTCGGGCATCGCCATGGCGGTCGCCGGCTCCTCGAGCCCGGCCTCCGGCGGCGAGCACCTGATCAGCCATTATATCGATATGACGGCCTATGCTTTCGACCAGCCCCACGATTTGCACGGCTGCCAGGTCGGCGTGGGCACCTTGAGCACGGCGCTATTTTACGAAAAATTGCAGGCCCTCGACCCGGCGACCATCGACATCGAGGAGCGCGTCGCCGCCCTGCCCGCCTGGGAGGATTACGAGCGGGTGCTTCGTGAGCGCTTCGGCCCGCTCTTTGAGCCGGTGGTCAAACACGCGCGCCCCGGATACCCGAGCGCTGCCGAGCTGCGCGGCCGGCTCACCCAATTGGTCGAAGAGTGGGATATTATTTTGGAGGAGGTCGGCGAGACGCTACGCAGCCAGGAATCGCTGCAGGCCGACTTGCGCGCCGCCCAGGGGCCGCGGCGCTATGCTGAGCTCGACGTAGCGCGCGAGCGCGCTCGCCGAGCCATCGTACACTCAAAGGATATCCGCAATCGCTACACCATCTTGCACCTCGCCTGGGAACTTGGCCTGATCAATCAATGGGCCGACGAGGTGCTCAGCGAGCTTTACGAATAA
- a CDS encoding prepilin-type N-terminal cleavage/methylation domain-containing protein: MNPNNPKTRGFTLVELMVAMVVLAIGIMATMAMQYSSLAGSMISRDNSNAADIGQRVIEVMQAESQQWRNINTLSGVSQAYTGTSQTYLTNSAKSYLEVAVGNAPAATGWQTWNQLFKAPVNTRLTADGDARFCVYVRGGNVNTDGDLLIVHVAVVFPSANQVIPAGGCSDIPGDRQAQLDPELADTDAGSLPMLGYRVQYFGTQIERKDYLNSPLVSK; encoded by the coding sequence ATGAACCCAAACAACCCAAAAACGCGCGGCTTCACGCTGGTCGAGCTCATGGTGGCGATGGTCGTCTTGGCCATCGGCATCATGGCAACCATGGCGATGCAATATAGTTCGCTGGCCGGGTCGATGATCTCGCGCGACAACTCCAACGCCGCCGATATCGGCCAGCGCGTCATCGAAGTGATGCAGGCCGAGTCCCAGCAATGGCGCAACATCAACACGCTGTCGGGGGTGTCTCAGGCGTATACCGGGACCTCCCAGACCTACTTAACCAACAGCGCGAAGTCCTACTTAGAGGTCGCGGTCGGCAATGCCCCGGCGGCGACGGGTTGGCAGACGTGGAATCAACTATTTAAGGCGCCGGTCAACACGCGCCTGACCGCGGATGGCGACGCCCGCTTCTGCGTGTACGTGCGCGGCGGAAACGTGAACACCGATGGCGACCTGCTCATCGTGCACGTCGCCGTCGTGTTCCCGTCGGCAAACCAGGTCATCCCCGCCGGCGGCTGCTCCGACATCCCCGGGGACCGTCAAGCGCAGCTCGACCCGGAGCTTGCAGACACCGACGCGGGTTCGCTGCCGATGCTCGGTTATCGGGTGCAATATTTCGGCACCCAGATCGAGCGCAAAGATTATTTAAACTCCCCCCTGGTGAGCAAATAA
- a CDS encoding ABC transporter ATP-binding protein, with product MTKQTLNAPLLRAENLSWGPPNQDDLVFANVALRVDAGEKIILVGPSGSGKSTLLRCLMGLEPRRGARVWWRGNRVDASSMRVFRQRAAFVQQHPTAVADTVGENMDFARQMARELDAPERALDADAQRALFEQLGLAHIDNARRFDALSVGEQQRVCLVRALIGQPDLLLLDEPTSALDPERVEQVEKLLLDYVDAAPGQRALIWISHHPAQIERVGTRVLNMAPWDATAKMTSL from the coding sequence ATGACTAAGCAGACTTTGAACGCACCACTATTGCGCGCCGAAAACCTGAGCTGGGGACCGCCGAATCAGGACGATCTCGTCTTCGCGAATGTGGCGCTTCGCGTCGACGCGGGCGAAAAGATCATCCTCGTCGGGCCCTCGGGTTCGGGAAAATCGACCCTTCTGCGCTGCCTGATGGGCCTTGAGCCCCGGCGAGGTGCGCGGGTTTGGTGGCGCGGCAACCGGGTCGACGCGTCCTCGATGCGCGTCTTTCGCCAGCGCGCCGCCTTCGTCCAGCAGCACCCAACGGCGGTGGCCGACACGGTGGGTGAGAATATGGACTTCGCGCGGCAAATGGCGCGCGAATTAGACGCCCCCGAAAGAGCGCTCGACGCCGACGCGCAACGTGCGCTTTTTGAGCAACTCGGGCTCGCTCATATCGACAACGCGCGCCGCTTCGACGCCCTATCGGTCGGCGAACAACAGCGGGTCTGCCTGGTCCGCGCGCTCATCGGCCAACCCGATCTACTGCTGCTCGATGAACCCACCTCCGCGCTCGACCCCGAGCGCGTCGAACAGGTCGAAAAACTGCTCCTCGACTATGTCGACGCCGCCCCGGGGCAGCGCGCGCTCATCTGGATCAGCCATCATCCAGCGCAAATCGAACGCGTCGGCACGCGGGTTCTCAATATGGCGCCGTGGGACGCAACTGCGAAAATGACATCATTATGA
- a CDS encoding zinc ribbon domain-containing protein — MITCPKCTKEIADDSAHCGYCGQEIKAKNEKKTMFGMAALDGAMLEKAVQEAQAAKDQAKKAEGGLKLPKPSGGLGSGSTPSPSASGGSAGLKLPRPGQSADEVEDVGLAKTEMLEFNEEARADLRKASEAAAAAESHVQGAVDDLSDTAAFDSDDVNAQTAPTALPNFDEPAGGVAFGQQDGFGQQGGFGQQEVTPQGGFGQQGPVPAPEGGFGQQAGFDQPPSAAPQDGFPQPQGGDLPAHAPEQAPKSKKGLFIIIGVVVLLGTLGCLMGGVYLLMSNLAG, encoded by the coding sequence ATGATCACCTGTCCCAAATGCACGAAAGAAATCGCCGATGACTCCGCCCACTGTGGTTATTGTGGGCAGGAGATTAAGGCGAAGAACGAGAAGAAGACCATGTTCGGCATGGCTGCCCTCGACGGCGCGATGCTTGAGAAGGCGGTCCAAGAGGCACAGGCCGCAAAGGATCAGGCGAAGAAGGCGGAAGGTGGGCTGAAGTTGCCCAAGCCCAGCGGCGGACTCGGCTCGGGGAGCACGCCGTCGCCGAGCGCCTCGGGCGGCAGCGCCGGGCTGAAATTGCCCCGCCCCGGCCAGAGCGCGGACGAAGTCGAAGACGTCGGGTTGGCCAAGACCGAGATGCTTGAGTTTAACGAAGAAGCGCGCGCCGACTTGCGCAAGGCTTCGGAGGCGGCAGCAGCTGCCGAGTCGCACGTCCAGGGCGCCGTCGATGACCTCAGCGACACCGCCGCGTTTGACAGCGATGACGTCAACGCGCAGACCGCCCCGACCGCGTTGCCTAATTTTGACGAGCCCGCAGGAGGCGTCGCCTTCGGTCAGCAGGATGGTTTTGGCCAGCAGGGCGGATTTGGCCAGCAAGAAGTCACGCCGCAGGGCGGCTTCGGCCAACAGGGCCCCGTGCCCGCTCCCGAGGGCGGATTTGGTCAGCAGGCCGGGTTCGACCAGCCGCCGAGCGCCGCTCCGCAAGACGGATTCCCGCAACCCCAGGGCGGCGACCTCCCTGCGCATGCGCCCGAGCAGGCCCCGAAGAGCAAGAAGGGCCTGTTTATTATCATCGGCGTCGTCGTACTGCTCGGGACCCTCGGGTGTTTAATGGGCGGTGTTTATTTGCTCATGTCGAATCTTGCCGGCTGA